From Salinirubellus salinus, the proteins below share one genomic window:
- a CDS encoding CaiB/BaiF CoA transferase family protein: MSEPHEAVGPLDGLTVIEAGSMISGPTVGRLMADFGADVIKIEHPEFGDHLRNFGPKKNGAGLWWKYLGRNKRSVTLNLGSERGQVVFEDLVSEADVLVENFRPGTFEKWNLGYDRLRELNPDLVMLRLSGFGQDGPYAERPGFGTLAEAMSGFAYLNGFPDRPPLLPPTGLADGIAALYSTFAVMFALYHRDVNGGSGQVIDTSLIEPIFSLLGPQPLRYDQLGEIESRSGNQSTSSAPRNVYQTGDDRYVAISASAQPIAMRVFDAIDRPDLKDDPRFETNARRLANVDELDAIIEGWMDEHTRAEVLEAFEAADATIAPIYNVEDILADEHYQARDAVVGIADEQLGEARVQDAFPRFSETPGRVEYLGPELGAHNDAVYGGRLGYDDDTLAELESEGVI, translated from the coding sequence ATGTCAGAACCACACGAGGCCGTGGGACCGCTCGACGGGTTGACCGTCATCGAGGCCGGGTCGATGATCTCCGGTCCGACCGTCGGGCGACTCATGGCCGACTTCGGCGCAGACGTCATCAAGATCGAACACCCCGAGTTCGGCGACCACCTGCGGAACTTCGGCCCAAAGAAGAACGGGGCCGGGCTCTGGTGGAAGTACCTCGGCCGGAACAAACGGTCGGTCACCCTGAACCTCGGGAGCGAACGCGGGCAGGTCGTCTTCGAGGACCTCGTGAGCGAGGCCGACGTGCTCGTCGAGAACTTCCGCCCGGGCACCTTCGAGAAGTGGAACCTCGGCTACGACCGCCTGCGTGAGCTGAACCCCGACCTCGTGATGCTTCGCCTCTCGGGGTTCGGGCAGGACGGCCCGTACGCCGAGCGGCCGGGGTTCGGCACGCTCGCGGAGGCGATGTCCGGGTTCGCGTATCTCAACGGCTTCCCCGATCGGCCGCCGCTGTTGCCGCCGACGGGGCTCGCCGACGGCATCGCCGCCCTCTACTCGACGTTCGCCGTGATGTTCGCGCTCTACCACCGCGACGTGAACGGCGGGTCGGGACAGGTCATCGACACCAGCCTCATCGAGCCCATCTTCTCGCTGCTCGGTCCACAGCCGCTCCGCTACGACCAGCTGGGCGAGATCGAGTCCCGGTCCGGGAACCAGTCGACCAGCAGCGCGCCGCGGAACGTCTACCAGACGGGCGACGACCGGTACGTCGCCATCTCGGCCAGCGCCCAACCCATCGCGATGCGGGTGTTCGACGCCATCGACCGCCCCGACCTGAAGGACGACCCGCGGTTCGAGACGAACGCGAGACGGCTGGCGAACGTCGACGAACTCGACGCCATCATCGAGGGGTGGATGGACGAGCACACCCGGGCGGAGGTGCTGGAGGCGTTCGAGGCGGCGGACGCGACCATCGCCCCCATCTACAACGTCGAGGACATCCTCGCCGACGAGCACTACCAGGCCCGCGACGCCGTGGTCGGTATCGCGGACGAACAGCTCGGGGAGGCGCGCGTGCAGGACGCGTTCCCGCGGTTCTCCGAGACGCCCGGCCGCGTCGAGTATCTCGGTCCCGAACTCGGTGCCCACAACGACGCGGTGTACGGCGGCCGGCTCGGCTACGACGACGACACGCTCGCGGAACTCGAATCCGAGGGGGTCATCTGA
- a CDS encoding hydroxymethylglutaryl-CoA lyase: protein MRLPDAVHVVEMLPRDGFQRLDEFVPTDEKVAIIDRLSETGVDEIEISSFTHPKAVPTLRDADEVAKRIERRDDVAYRALVPNLRGMERAVDAEVDKVNALVTVSETYTEKNVNSTREAVLAGMDDIVELAHDHGIEVECGMGTSFYCPYEGRIDPEETLGVVDRVVEAGVDEVTLATTMGLANPVEVSEMFSAVFERHPDLDVGLHLHDTNGMSLANTLAAMDCGVDRFDASVCGLGGGVVLAEGLSGVGNTPTEDLVHMLSRMGVDTRADFATVETVADEVRERLGLGATSHVLMGGTVENVLRTMGSDDGGTA from the coding sequence ATGCGGCTCCCCGACGCGGTCCACGTCGTCGAGATGCTCCCGCGCGACGGCTTCCAGCGACTGGACGAGTTCGTCCCGACCGACGAGAAGGTCGCCATCATCGACCGACTGAGCGAGACGGGCGTCGACGAGATCGAGATCTCGTCGTTCACCCACCCGAAGGCCGTCCCCACGCTCAGAGACGCGGACGAGGTGGCGAAGCGGATCGAACGACGTGACGACGTGGCGTACCGTGCGCTCGTCCCGAACCTCCGGGGGATGGAGCGGGCGGTCGACGCCGAGGTCGACAAGGTGAACGCACTCGTCACCGTCAGCGAGACGTACACGGAGAAGAACGTCAACAGCACCCGCGAGGCGGTGCTCGCGGGGATGGACGACATCGTCGAACTGGCCCACGACCACGGCATCGAGGTGGAGTGTGGGATGGGGACGAGCTTCTACTGCCCGTACGAGGGTCGGATCGACCCCGAGGAGACGCTCGGGGTGGTCGACCGCGTCGTCGAGGCCGGCGTCGACGAGGTGACGCTGGCGACGACGATGGGGCTCGCCAACCCCGTCGAGGTCTCCGAGATGTTCTCGGCCGTGTTCGAGCGCCACCCCGACCTCGACGTGGGACTCCACCTCCACGACACCAACGGGATGAGTCTCGCCAACACGCTCGCGGCGATGGACTGCGGCGTCGACCGGTTCGACGCCTCCGTCTGCGGGCTCGGCGGCGGCGTCGTCCTCGCCGAGGGACTGTCGGGCGTCGGCAACACCCCCACCGAGGACCTCGTCCACATGCTCTCGCGGATGGGCGTCGACACCCGCGCCGACTTCGCCACCGTCGAGACCGTGGCCGACGAGGTGCGCGAGCGACTGGGGCTCGGCGCGACGAGCCACGTCCTCATGGGCGGCACCGTCGAGAACGTGCTCCGTACGATGGGGAGCGACGACGGAGGGACGGCATGA
- a CDS encoding 3-isopropylmalate dehydratase small subunit — protein MTDPSTPARAWVFGDDVDTDQIAPSRFIVSSDPEELAEHAFNDLRPEFAAEVEAGEFVVAGTNFGSGSSREQAPLALAGAGVAGIVAQSFARIFFRNCINLGLPVLICPEVGNVSDGDEISMDLDAGLVENHTTGEQYDAEPLPPFLQELVDVGGLKAYTKAKLAADRE, from the coding sequence GTGACCGACCCGAGCACACCTGCGAGAGCGTGGGTGTTCGGCGACGACGTCGACACCGACCAGATCGCCCCCTCGCGGTTCATCGTCTCCTCGGACCCCGAGGAACTCGCCGAGCACGCGTTCAACGACCTCCGACCCGAGTTCGCCGCCGAGGTCGAGGCGGGCGAGTTCGTCGTGGCGGGGACGAACTTCGGGAGCGGCTCCTCGCGCGAGCAGGCCCCACTCGCGCTCGCGGGGGCCGGGGTGGCGGGCATCGTCGCCCAGTCGTTCGCCCGCATCTTCTTCCGGAACTGCATCAACCTCGGGCTCCCGGTGCTCATCTGCCCCGAGGTGGGGAACGTCTCCGACGGCGACGAGATCAGCATGGACCTCGACGCGGGTCTCGTCGAGAACCACACGACGGGCGAGCAGTACGATGCCGAGCCACTGCCCCCGTTCCTGCAGGAACTCGTCGACGTGGGCGGGCTGAAGGCGTACACGAAGGCCAAGCTCGCTGCCGACCGGGAGTGA
- a CDS encoding CaiB/BaiF CoA transferase family protein gives MVGEAEHPDGDTGPLDGVTVLDASRVLAGPFCTMQLGDLGADVVKIERRDGGDQTRGWHPPTYGDSDESAYYLSINRNKRSVTLNLASDEGRAVFRDLASEADVLVENFRVGKMAEWGLDYADLHEENPGLVYCSLSGYGEWGPDRDRAAYDIVMQAEAGMMSITGVEDGPPVRVGVAIADIGAGMYCTQAILAALFAREFGDGTGQKIDVSLFDGQVAWMTYMASNYFATGDPPGRMGSKHPTIAPYQAFATRDGYVVVAVSSEHMWPRFCRAIDREDLVDDPRFEVNAKRVENRETLDALLDEELADYTTDELMTRLDETGVPASPVQSLDEVFDREQVRARGMRQSVEHPTAGSVEMPGSPMFFSSTPATIRRHPPLHGEHTDEVLTEYGYTEADIERLREGEIV, from the coding sequence ATGGTCGGGGAGGCCGAACACCCCGACGGCGACACTGGTCCGCTCGACGGTGTGACGGTGCTCGACGCCTCACGCGTGCTCGCGGGACCGTTCTGTACGATGCAACTGGGTGACCTCGGCGCGGACGTCGTCAAGATCGAACGGCGGGACGGTGGCGACCAGACCCGCGGCTGGCACCCGCCGACGTACGGCGACAGCGACGAGAGCGCCTACTACCTCTCTATCAACCGGAACAAGCGGTCGGTGACGCTGAACCTCGCCAGCGACGAGGGGCGAGCGGTGTTCCGCGACCTCGCGAGCGAGGCCGACGTCCTCGTCGAGAACTTCCGCGTCGGGAAGATGGCCGAGTGGGGGCTCGACTACGCGGACCTCCACGAGGAGAACCCGGGGCTCGTCTACTGCTCGCTGTCCGGCTACGGCGAGTGGGGTCCCGACCGCGACCGCGCGGCGTACGACATCGTGATGCAGGCCGAGGCCGGGATGATGAGTATCACCGGGGTCGAGGACGGCCCGCCGGTCCGCGTCGGCGTCGCCATCGCCGACATCGGCGCGGGGATGTACTGCACGCAGGCCATCCTCGCGGCGCTGTTCGCCCGCGAGTTCGGCGACGGGACGGGCCAGAAGATCGACGTCAGCCTGTTCGACGGGCAGGTGGCGTGGATGACGTACATGGCGTCGAACTACTTCGCCACCGGCGACCCGCCGGGGCGGATGGGGAGCAAGCACCCGACCATCGCGCCGTATCAGGCGTTCGCCACGCGGGACGGCTACGTGGTCGTCGCCGTCTCCTCCGAACACATGTGGCCTCGGTTCTGCCGTGCGATCGACCGCGAGGACCTCGTCGACGACCCCCGGTTCGAGGTCAACGCGAAGCGCGTCGAGAACCGCGAGACGCTCGACGCCCTGCTGGACGAGGAACTGGCCGACTACACCACCGACGAGCTGATGACCCGGCTCGACGAGACCGGCGTCCCCGCCAGTCCCGTCCAGTCGCTCGACGAGGTGTTCGACCGCGAGCAGGTCCGTGCCCGAGGGATGCGGCAGTCGGTCGAGCACCCCACCGCCGGCTCGGTGGAGATGCCGGGGAGCCCGATGTTCTTCTCGTCGACGCCCGCGACCATCCGACGGCACCCGCCGCTCCACGGCGAACACACGGACGAGGTGCTGACCGAGTACGGCTACACCGAGGCCGACATCGAGCGGCTACGCGAGGGAGAGATCGTCTGA
- a CDS encoding nuclear transport factor 2 family protein, with product MAPTDTAVQELLDARAIETLRYRYCQHVDRHEYREWASLFAPDGTFTSDLPNRDVYTGPDEIYQFARDVLDNPDAPNAGYLYSTHVAVNPVIEVTDDAATGHWYFFLRYALANGTSGFKHGHYDETYRRVEDEWKFASVRVGFDSAGTFEPV from the coding sequence ATGGCTCCCACCGACACCGCGGTACAGGAACTGCTGGACGCCCGCGCCATCGAGACGCTCCGGTACCGCTACTGCCAGCACGTCGACCGCCACGAGTACCGCGAGTGGGCGTCGCTGTTCGCCCCCGACGGGACGTTCACGTCGGACCTCCCGAACCGGGACGTCTACACCGGCCCCGACGAGATCTACCAGTTCGCCCGCGACGTGCTCGACAACCCCGACGCACCCAACGCGGGCTACCTCTACTCGACACACGTCGCGGTGAACCCGGTGATCGAGGTGACGGACGACGCGGCGACCGGCCACTGGTACTTCTTCCTCCGCTACGCGCTGGCGAACGGGACGAGCGGCTTCAAACACGGCCACTACGACGAGACGTACCGGCGGGTCGAGGACGAGTGGAAGTTCGCGTCCGTCCGGGTGGGGTTCGACTCGGCGGGGACGTTCGAGCCGGTCTAG
- a CDS encoding DUF3179 domain-containing protein — MHRRQLLLGLAGVGTAAGALGYAAFTPRRDDEAPSPTSTPAETEPPAARGDPADYGRVADEALPIPVADMLNGLPKDAIRSITEPAFGPDWADLTITHFPGTEREFQTEPRLTDHDTVVGVVREGEARAYPLRVLAGHEVVNDEFHGPLLVTYCPVCASSIVAVREVRGEEATFGVSGLLWKLNLVMYDRETRSLWTQAEMVAINGELTGERLELVPSTLTKWGAWREEFPDTAVLLPPPLSKPLYYGQPGMNATGTYLQPATRAPGSPEAADFDRGQFTHVLGVEYGVAARAYPLPVVVEERVVNDVVGGVPVVVTVAPGTSLVAYERRVRGRTLTFEAWDDRHLRAGGSRWRRLTGLAVDGPFEGERLVRATDVPQLFWETWRDFNPDTTVYGDYTFSRD, encoded by the coding sequence ATGCACCGCCGACAGCTCCTCCTCGGACTCGCTGGCGTCGGCACCGCGGCCGGGGCGTTGGGCTACGCCGCGTTCACCCCCCGCCGCGACGACGAGGCTCCGTCACCCACGTCGACGCCGGCCGAGACGGAGCCGCCTGCTGCTCGGGGCGACCCCGCCGACTACGGCCGCGTCGCGGACGAAGCGCTGCCCATCCCCGTCGCGGACATGTTGAACGGCCTCCCGAAGGACGCCATCCGATCCATCACGGAGCCGGCGTTCGGGCCCGACTGGGCCGACCTCACGATAACGCACTTTCCGGGGACCGAGCGGGAGTTCCAGACCGAGCCGCGGCTCACCGACCACGACACGGTCGTCGGGGTCGTCCGCGAGGGCGAGGCCCGCGCGTACCCACTGCGGGTCCTCGCCGGCCACGAGGTCGTGAACGACGAGTTCCACGGGCCGCTGCTCGTCACCTACTGTCCGGTGTGTGCCTCGAGCATCGTCGCCGTCCGAGAGGTCCGCGGAGAGGAGGCGACGTTCGGCGTGAGCGGACTGCTCTGGAAGCTCAACCTCGTGATGTACGACCGCGAGACGAGGAGTCTCTGGACACAGGCGGAGATGGTCGCCATCAACGGTGAGCTGACGGGCGAACGCCTCGAGCTCGTCCCGTCGACGCTGACGAAGTGGGGGGCGTGGCGTGAGGAGTTCCCCGACACGGCGGTGCTGTTGCCACCACCGCTCTCGAAGCCGCTCTACTACGGCCAGCCCGGCATGAACGCGACCGGCACCTACCTCCAGCCCGCGACGCGCGCCCCGGGGAGCCCCGAGGCAGCCGACTTCGACCGCGGGCAGTTCACACACGTCCTCGGCGTCGAGTACGGTGTGGCGGCCCGTGCGTATCCCCTCCCGGTCGTGGTCGAGGAGCGTGTCGTCAACGACGTCGTCGGCGGGGTACCCGTCGTCGTCACCGTCGCGCCCGGCACCTCGCTGGTCGCGTACGAACGGCGCGTCCGGGGCCGGACGCTCACCTTCGAGGCGTGGGACGACAGACACCTCCGGGCGGGGGGCTCGCGCTGGCGCCGGCTCACCGGCCTGGCCGTCGACGGCCCGTTCGAGGGGGAGCGGCTCGTCCGGGCGACGGACGTCCCACAGCTGTTCTGGGAGACGTGGCGGGACTTCAACCCCGACACGACCGTGTACGGGGACTACACCTTCTCTCGGGACTAG
- a CDS encoding 3-isopropylmalate dehydratase large subunit, producing MTGKTLAEKLLSAKAGEDVRAGDYIEAQVDVAMAHDITGPLAFQTFEEVTGGEGDLFAPGRTILTIDHHAPADGVQAANNHNAIREFAAEHGAHQYDVGDGICHQVLIEEGHVAPGDLVIGADSHSTTYGGIGAFGTGVGSSDLGTALATGELWFRVPETLRFVVEGDLPEGVYAKDLILRFIGDVGFAGCTYMAAEYVGSTVESLPVHQRLVLTNMAIEMGGKTGLVPADDRVARFLEAETGQAVELPAPEDRRSDDDAEFASVHEYRAEELAPQVSKPSNPENAVDVGEVAGTDVDQLFVGTCTNGRYEDISLVASVLEGETLASGTRMVVVPASGSVYRKLLATGEMATLVDAGAVVQAAGCGPCAGYHQGVLGDGDVCLATANRNFPGREGSMESSVYLASPATVAVSALYGEITDPREYDGLPRFDDHALAEVEA from the coding sequence ATGACGGGCAAGACGCTCGCCGAGAAGCTCCTCTCGGCGAAGGCCGGCGAGGACGTCCGTGCGGGCGACTACATCGAAGCGCAGGTGGACGTGGCGATGGCACACGACATCACCGGTCCGCTCGCGTTCCAGACGTTCGAGGAGGTGACCGGCGGTGAGGGTGACCTGTTCGCGCCAGGCCGCACCATCTTGACCATCGACCACCACGCGCCCGCCGACGGGGTGCAGGCGGCGAACAACCACAACGCCATCCGCGAGTTCGCGGCCGAACACGGCGCGCACCAGTACGACGTCGGCGACGGCATCTGCCACCAGGTGCTCATCGAGGAGGGCCACGTCGCCCCGGGTGACCTCGTCATCGGTGCGGACTCGCACTCGACGACGTACGGCGGCATCGGCGCGTTCGGGACGGGTGTCGGCTCCTCGGACCTCGGCACGGCGCTCGCCACGGGCGAACTCTGGTTCCGTGTCCCCGAGACGCTGCGGTTCGTCGTGGAGGGAGACCTCCCCGAGGGCGTCTACGCGAAGGACCTCATCCTCCGGTTCATCGGGGACGTGGGGTTCGCGGGCTGTACGTACATGGCCGCGGAGTACGTCGGATCGACCGTCGAATCGCTCCCCGTCCACCAGCGACTCGTCCTCACCAACATGGCCATCGAGATGGGCGGGAAGACCGGACTCGTGCCCGCCGACGACCGCGTGGCTCGCTTCCTCGAGGCCGAGACCGGGCAGGCAGTCGAGTTGCCCGCCCCCGAGGACCGCCGCTCGGACGACGACGCCGAGTTCGCCAGCGTCCACGAGTACCGCGCCGAGGAGCTAGCGCCGCAGGTGTCGAAACCGTCGAACCCCGAGAACGCCGTCGACGTGGGCGAGGTCGCGGGGACGGACGTCGACCAGCTGTTCGTCGGCACCTGCACCAACGGGCGATACGAGGACATCTCGCTGGTCGCCTCGGTGCTGGAGGGCGAGACGCTCGCGTCCGGCACCCGGATGGTCGTGGTGCCGGCGTCGGGGTCCGTGTACCGCAAGCTCCTCGCGACCGGCGAGATGGCGACGCTCGTCGACGCCGGCGCCGTCGTCCAGGCGGCCGGCTGTGGCCCCTGTGCCGGCTACCACCAGGGCGTGCTCGGCGACGGCGACGTCTGTCTCGCCACCGCCAACCGGAACTTCCCCGGCCGTGAAGGCTCGATGGAGTCGTCGGTGTACCTGGCGAGCCCCGCGACCGTCGCGGTGTCGGCGCTGTACGGCGAGATCACCGACCCACGCGAGTACGACGGGCTGCCACGGTTCGACGACCACGCGCTCGCGGAGGTGGAGGCGTGA
- a CDS encoding universal stress protein yields the protein MATRRILLAVGEDEGRARRQAQAVTDLFDPEDTAVVVHHDFTDNPEGAYVDQVASVRRAREALTDAGFDVTLAESSGDPAAAVVEVAADLEVDCICIGSRQRSPTGKAVFGSTTQQVLLGADRPVLAVPDVRASD from the coding sequence ATGGCAACCCGACGGATACTGCTCGCGGTCGGCGAGGACGAGGGGCGGGCCCGGCGGCAGGCCCAGGCCGTCACGGACCTGTTCGACCCCGAGGACACCGCGGTCGTCGTGCACCACGACTTCACCGACAACCCCGAGGGAGCGTACGTCGACCAGGTGGCCTCGGTGCGCCGCGCCCGCGAGGCACTCACCGACGCCGGCTTCGACGTGACCCTCGCCGAGTCGAGCGGCGACCCCGCCGCCGCGGTCGTCGAGGTCGCCGCCGACCTCGAGGTCGACTGTATCTGCATCGGCTCGCGGCAACGCTCGCCCACCGGCAAGGCCGTCTTCGGGAGCACGACCCAGCAGGTGCTGCTCGGCGCCGACCGACCGGTGCTCGCGGTGCCGGACGTGCGTGCCAGCGACTGA